In the genome of Deltaproteobacteria bacterium, one region contains:
- a CDS encoding PIN domain nuclease, which translates to MQSPNSFVLDSYAIIGYLENESFSDQIQHTLIQAKNGTVRLYFHAIHIGEVYYIILREQGRSLADLAYARIKALPMKLIDRIDKKLLLTAAGLKARYPISYMDSFAGALSMIKNCPLLTGDPEFRSLEKQGVISIEWL; encoded by the coding sequence TTGCAAAGCCCAAATAGTTTTGTCCTCGATAGTTATGCCATAATTGGATATCTCGAAAATGAATCTTTTTCTGACCAGATTCAGCATACTCTCATTCAGGCAAAGAATGGCACCGTTCGCCTATATTTCCACGCAATTCACATAGGTGAAGTCTATTATATCATATTGAGGGAACAAGGCCGGAGTTTGGCCGACTTAGCCTACGCCAGAATTAAAGCTTTGCCGATGAAGCTGATTGATCGCATCGATAAAAAACTTCTTCTGACAGCAGCCGGTCTTAAAGCAAGGTATCCTATTTCGTATATGGATTCCTTTGCTGGGGCCTTGTCCATGATCAAGAACTGTCCGCTTTTAACAGGAGACCCTGAATTCAGGTCACTTGAAAAACAGGGTGTAATAAGCATCGAGTGGCTATAA
- a CDS encoding toxin-antitoxin system, antitoxin component domain protein yields MTPLLHEMAKDWLPLITHSLFQIIQTLEENGVLKQCAKELDLYYISGRYPDAFPGGAPFELLTSEQAGRALNAAMEIIQIVGTRIKE; encoded by the coding sequence ATGACGCCCCTATTACATGAAATGGCAAAAGATTGGCTGCCGTTGATCACTCATTCCCTATTCCAGATCATTCAGACCCTGGAAGAAAACGGTGTTCTGAAACAATGCGCGAAAGAACTCGATCTCTATTATATTTCCGGTCGCTATCCGGATGCATTCCCTGGAGGCGCCCCTTTTGAACTGTTGACCTCTGAACAGGCAGGGCGCGCATTAAATGCTGCCATGGAAATTATCCAAATTGTCGGCACAAGGATAAAAGAGTAG
- a CDS encoding glycosyltransferase family 4 protein, whose product MHILILPSWYPTHENPLNGIFFREQVHALKNASHQVGVIYPQLRSLILMRKSLFGWPSGITYEDDDGIPTYGLHGWAWLPLIPRQNINLWLKAGERLFERYVSDRGRPDILHAHSCLLGGVLAARLKATYGISYIITEHSTTYSRNLLHSWQRPLVSEALSKASALVTVSPQLGHLLESSFGDAVHPWVWIPNMVDTSFFTAIQYQTKEKNEPFQFLNVGLLTEKKGHIDLIRAFAGQFAGNADVELRIGGDGPIRSYLERLTANLGVNDRVVFLGMLSRDEVRREMQACDAFVLSSHYETFGIVLIEALACGKPVVATRSGGPECIVHNGNGLLVPVHDEIALGNAMNTLRLNLSRYDPEVIRNDCIARFGPRAVIGQLTGLYQKVLHLSEGSPYCGCRKHRL is encoded by the coding sequence ATGCACATCCTAATCCTCCCTTCCTGGTATCCGACTCATGAAAACCCCCTCAACGGAATTTTTTTTCGCGAACAAGTCCATGCCCTCAAGAACGCTAGCCATCAGGTCGGTGTAATATATCCACAACTCCGTTCTCTTATACTCATGCGCAAATCTCTGTTTGGCTGGCCCAGTGGAATAACATATGAAGATGATGACGGCATCCCCACTTACGGCCTTCATGGATGGGCTTGGCTACCACTCATTCCACGTCAGAACATAAATTTATGGCTCAAAGCCGGAGAGCGTCTATTCGAACGCTATGTATCGGATCGCGGAAGACCTGACATCCTTCATGCTCACTCATGCCTATTGGGAGGGGTCCTGGCTGCGCGATTGAAAGCAACATACGGTATTTCCTATATAATCACGGAACATAGTACTACTTATTCTCGAAACTTGCTTCATAGTTGGCAGCGACCTCTTGTTTCAGAGGCATTATCAAAAGCTTCAGCACTTGTGACAGTGAGTCCACAGCTCGGACATTTATTAGAAAGCAGCTTCGGAGATGCTGTTCATCCTTGGGTCTGGATCCCAAACATGGTCGATACCTCCTTTTTTACAGCCATTCAGTATCAAACAAAGGAAAAAAATGAACCATTTCAGTTCCTGAATGTTGGTTTATTAACTGAAAAAAAGGGGCATATTGACCTCATAAGAGCCTTTGCAGGCCAGTTTGCCGGTAATGCGGATGTGGAACTTAGAATCGGCGGGGATGGGCCTATTAGAAGTTACTTGGAACGTTTAACCGCCAACCTAGGCGTAAATGACAGGGTGGTCTTTCTGGGCATGCTCTCCCGCGATGAAGTCCGTAGGGAAATGCAAGCCTGTGACGCCTTCGTACTTTCCAGCCATTACGAGACGTTCGGGATAGTGCTTATCGAAGCATTGGCCTGCGGCAAACCAGTTGTGGCCACACGCAGTGGCGGCCCTGAGTGTATAGTACACAATGGTAACGGTTTGCTAGTCCCTGTGCACGACGAAATTGCTCTCGGAAATGCAATGAACACCTTACGGTTGAATCTCTCTCGTTATGATCCGGAAGTAATTCGAAATGACTGTATTGCCCGATTTGGGCCACGCGCTGTCATCGGTCAGCTCACAGGTCTTTACCAAAAGGTTCTTCATCTATCCGAAGGTTCTCCATACTGTGGTTGTAGAAAACACCGGCTATGA
- a CDS encoding UDP-N-acetylglucosamine 2-epimerase (non-hydrolyzing), whose protein sequence is MKIITVVGARPQFIKAAAISRAIRKRNGFPSNLVSHLSEVIVHTGQHYDSNMSEVFFKELDITEPHYNLGIGDSTHGAMTGRMLEKIEEVLLNERPDWVLVYGDTNSTLAGALAAVKLHIQVAHVEAGLRSLNRKMPEEINRVLTDHVASVLFCPTHKAVQNLQMEGFKNILDPIRISNVERTPNFPLVVNVGDVMYDTALYYAPKSEQKSRILEELNLKPNSYALTTVHRSENTDDRERLKNIFEGLSRVARELDVVLPLHPRTREALEREDLFDQVAQMLKLIEPLGYLDMIRLEKNAKLILTDSGGIQKEAFFYGVPCVTLRDETEWMELVDAGWNILAGTNADRIGQAAQNMLSAWHPLAQISLYGHGNTAFKILDVLCILGYDY, encoded by the coding sequence ATGAAGATTATCACGGTTGTTGGGGCTAGACCGCAATTTATCAAAGCTGCGGCAATTTCCAGAGCCATAAGAAAACGCAACGGATTTCCAAGTAATCTTGTGTCGCATCTATCTGAAGTCATAGTCCATACGGGACAACATTATGACTCAAATATGTCTGAAGTATTTTTTAAGGAACTGGATATTACTGAACCCCATTACAATCTTGGCATAGGAGACAGCACTCATGGCGCTATGACAGGCCGCATGCTTGAAAAAATTGAAGAGGTTCTGCTGAATGAAAGACCGGATTGGGTATTGGTTTACGGTGATACCAACTCTACCCTGGCAGGTGCCTTGGCCGCAGTTAAGTTGCATATCCAGGTAGCTCATGTGGAGGCTGGTTTGCGTTCTCTTAATCGCAAAATGCCGGAAGAAATTAACCGGGTGCTCACCGATCATGTAGCCAGTGTGCTTTTCTGCCCTACACACAAGGCAGTACAAAATCTCCAAATGGAAGGCTTTAAGAACATCTTGGATCCAATCAGGATCTCGAATGTTGAGAGGACTCCAAATTTTCCGTTGGTGGTCAATGTTGGAGATGTAATGTATGACACGGCACTTTATTATGCTCCCAAGTCGGAACAGAAAAGCCGCATTCTCGAAGAATTAAACCTAAAACCAAATAGCTACGCATTGACTACAGTCCATCGATCTGAGAATACCGATGACCGGGAGCGGCTCAAGAATATCTTTGAAGGCCTTTCCAGAGTAGCAAGGGAGCTGGATGTGGTCTTGCCACTACATCCCCGCACTCGTGAAGCCCTTGAGCGTGAAGATCTTTTCGATCAAGTGGCACAAATGCTCAAACTCATCGAGCCTTTGGGCTACTTGGACATGATTCGTCTGGAAAAAAACGCCAAGTTGATTCTTACTGATTCCGGAGGGATACAAAAGGAAGCTTTTTTCTATGGGGTACCGTGTGTGACTTTACGTGATGAGACCGAGTGGATGGAACTGGTGGACGCAGGTTGGAACATACTGGCAGGGACAAACGCTGACCGCATAGGCCAGGCAGCTCAAAACATGCTGTCAGCCTGGCATCCCCTGGCTCAGATATCCCTCTATGGTCATGGAAACACGGCATTCAAGATACTAGATGTCTTATGTATTCTGGGATATGACTATTGA
- a CDS encoding VapC toxin family PIN domain ribonuclease — protein sequence MILYLDTSALLKRYFKEPYSNELLAKWKEAAQIITSSVAYAETMASLYRKKREVNLSSKVFNKLVNSFQLDWETFIRVEVNEGLNETIHRVMARHPLRGLDAIHLASAIITHERINEAFLFACFDQRLINGAQMEGLATFPAPPFHGP from the coding sequence ATGATCTTGTACCTGGATACAAGCGCACTCCTGAAAAGGTACTTCAAAGAACCTTACTCAAACGAGCTGCTTGCAAAGTGGAAAGAAGCCGCGCAGATTATCACATCTTCTGTAGCGTATGCTGAGACCATGGCTTCTCTTTATCGAAAGAAAAGAGAGGTAAATCTAAGCAGTAAAGTATTCAACAAGCTAGTCAATTCATTCCAACTGGACTGGGAAACCTTTATCCGTGTGGAAGTCAATGAGGGTCTAAATGAAACTATCCACAGAGTTATGGCAAGACATCCCCTCCGTGGACTTGACGCTATACACCTTGCATCAGCAATTATAACACATGAGAGGATAAACGAAGCCTTTCTCTTTGCCTGTTTTGACCAAAGGCTAATTAATGGCGCTCAAATGGAAGGACTTGCAACCTTCCCAGCCCCGCCATTCCATGGGCCCTAA
- a CDS encoding type II toxin-antitoxin system prevent-host-death family antitoxin, whose amino-acid sequence MITAGIKELKNNLSSYLTRVKSGEEVIITDRGKIFARIVKEEASNKSIQASLAPLIVKGLIKLPSREINKRNLSPIQVPGKSVSDMVLEDRG is encoded by the coding sequence ATGATCACTGCAGGTATTAAAGAACTGAAGAATAATTTGAGCAGTTATTTGACTCGCGTAAAAAGCGGAGAAGAGGTTATTATAACTGACAGAGGAAAGATCTTTGCCCGAATTGTTAAAGAAGAGGCCTCCAATAAATCAATCCAGGCTTCACTTGCACCTTTGATAGTCAAGGGGTTGATAAAATTACCGAGCCGCGAGATAAATAAACGGAATCTGTCTCCGATTCAAGTCCCCGGAAAGTCTGTATCAGATATGGTTTTGGAGGATAGGGGATGA
- a CDS encoding creatininase — MIIEELTMPAFKEGLTKTRTIIVPFGVVEEHGRHLPLGTDTIHAYELSRETSRHRPLFVAPPVWYGLCRSTSQHPGTITISGDTLRKLTVELVTSFYNQGLRNFVLLSGHAGGTHMAAITDAGETILASLKESRVAVLSILDLIAGIPDGIVETENDSHAGEVETSLMLHLRPEHIDGTSPEEYPCFPTPILARDKKRFWPGGVWGDPSKASVEKGKTLLQKEVEVLLGLVNRIESFEDGSLEDD; from the coding sequence ATGATCATAGAAGAACTTACCATGCCCGCCTTTAAAGAAGGGTTGACTAAAACCCGTACTATTATAGTACCTTTCGGTGTCGTAGAAGAACACGGACGGCATCTGCCGTTGGGAACCGATACAATCCATGCGTATGAACTGTCCAGGGAAACCAGCAGACATCGTCCTCTTTTCGTTGCACCACCAGTATGGTACGGGCTCTGCAGGAGCACCAGTCAGCATCCCGGAACAATCACTATATCAGGAGATACCTTGAGAAAGCTCACGGTAGAGCTTGTTACGTCTTTTTATAATCAAGGGCTGAGAAATTTCGTGCTCCTTTCCGGTCATGCCGGCGGCACTCATATGGCTGCCATTACGGATGCAGGCGAAACGATACTTGCCAGCCTTAAGGAAAGCCGGGTGGCGGTATTATCTATCCTTGATCTTATAGCTGGAATCCCTGACGGAATTGTGGAAACAGAGAACGACTCGCATGCAGGCGAGGTGGAAACCTCATTAATGCTACACCTGAGACCAGAACACATAGATGGCACAAGCCCTGAAGAGTATCCCTGCTTTCCCACGCCCATACTGGCCAGAGATAAAAAGAGATTCTGGCCGGGAGGCGTATGGGGTGATCCCTCGAAGGCCTCCGTGGAAAAGGGCAAAACTCTGCTGCAAAAGGAGGTCGAAGTCCTGCTGGGCCTGGTGAACAGAATCGAATCTTTTGAGGATGGAAGCCTTGAAGATGATTAA
- a CDS encoding radical SAM protein has translation MKSKRDLIAQAGNILYEKLSSCGMCPRGCGVNRLEGQEGFCRTGSQPEISGYEPHFGEEACLVGEKGSGAIFFTGCNLACVFCQTFEISQLHQGTVISNQALAEIMLKLKENGCHNLNLVTPSHQVAAILKALETAMDQGFDLPVVYNTGGYDSIETLRLLEGMVDIYVPDFKVWDEEVAARIIGARDYPEVARKAIKEMHRQVGDLVLDQNGLTRRGLLVRHLVLPGDLSDTEKVLEFIVNDISRSTYLDLMGHYHPYGLAQDYPPLDRTLYKSEFRRALEICERLGLRRLDRTHYRLLDLTW, from the coding sequence ATGAAGAGCAAAAGAGACTTGATAGCACAGGCCGGAAACATCTTGTATGAGAAGTTATCCTCATGTGGGATGTGCCCGAGGGGATGCGGGGTCAACCGCTTGGAGGGCCAGGAAGGTTTTTGCAGGACCGGCAGCCAACCAGAGATCTCTGGCTATGAGCCCCACTTTGGTGAAGAGGCATGCCTGGTTGGGGAGAAGGGCTCCGGAGCCATATTCTTTACTGGCTGTAACCTGGCCTGTGTTTTTTGCCAGACATTCGAGATAAGCCAGCTTCATCAGGGCACTGTGATCTCGAACCAGGCCCTGGCTGAGATCATGCTGAAGCTAAAGGAAAATGGATGCCATAACCTGAACCTGGTTACCCCAAGCCATCAGGTGGCTGCCATTCTCAAGGCCCTTGAGACGGCAATGGACCAGGGCTTTGACCTTCCAGTGGTTTACAATACCGGAGGTTACGACTCCATCGAGACCTTGAGGCTCCTTGAGGGGATGGTGGATATATATGTTCCGGATTTCAAGGTCTGGGACGAGGAAGTGGCAGCCCGTATAATAGGTGCCCGTGACTACCCGGAAGTTGCAAGGAAGGCCATAAAAGAGATGCACCGCCAGGTGGGAGACCTTGTGCTCGACCAAAATGGGCTGACAAGAAGAGGGCTTCTGGTGCGCCATCTGGTCCTTCCCGGGGATTTGTCTGATACTGAAAAGGTACTCGAATTCATAGTAAATGATATCTCAAGGAGTACATATCTTGATCTCATGGGCCATTATCATCCCTATGGACTGGCACAGGATTACCCGCCCCTTGACCGTACTCTTTATAAGAGTGAGTTCAGGAGGGCCCTTGAGATCTGCGAAAGACTGGGACTAAGGCGTCTGGACAGGACCCATTACAGGCTTCTGGACCTTACTTGGTGA
- a CDS encoding 2-dehydropantoate 2-reductase, producing MDVSYSNASIAIMGAGAIGSVIGGMLARRGHNVTLIGRRPHIDEISKNGLHIKGIWGEHTVSNLSAMTSPPDEYQDIVFLTVKAFDTATAAREALSMVGPDTTIVSMQNGLGNVEILAGIAGKGKTVGAMAIFGVVVLAPGSVQVTSIASETLVGEIDGGLTPRVEALAWMIDRAGIPTRASDNIMREIWHKALFNIALNPLSSIFQSTYGQIADNPHIRRLIKEMITEAFCVAKAAGMDLGMDSPDEYLEILWNQKLPPTRDHRSSMLQDIIRGKRTEIDYINGKVVELGARYGIETPYNSAVVMMVKAKEVLGPA from the coding sequence ATGGATGTATCATACAGTAATGCCAGTATTGCAATAATGGGTGCCGGGGCCATTGGTTCCGTGATAGGGGGGATGCTTGCCAGACGTGGGCACAATGTGACATTAATTGGCAGGCGGCCCCACATCGACGAAATCTCAAAAAATGGGCTTCATATCAAAGGTATCTGGGGCGAGCATACGGTAAGTAATTTAAGTGCCATGACATCTCCTCCTGATGAATATCAGGATATCGTGTTTTTGACAGTCAAGGCATTTGATACGGCAACAGCCGCCAGAGAAGCCCTTTCCATGGTAGGCCCGGATACCACTATAGTATCGATGCAGAACGGGCTTGGTAATGTGGAAATACTTGCCGGGATTGCAGGCAAGGGCAAGACTGTTGGAGCGATGGCGATATTCGGTGTGGTAGTACTTGCCCCTGGCAGTGTACAGGTCACGAGCATTGCATCTGAGACCCTGGTTGGGGAGATCGATGGCGGTCTCACCCCACGGGTGGAGGCATTAGCCTGGATGATTGACAGAGCGGGCATCCCCACCAGGGCGTCTGATAACATTATGCGGGAAATCTGGCATAAGGCCCTTTTCAATATTGCATTAAACCCCTTATCTTCCATATTCCAGTCAACATACGGTCAGATTGCCGACAATCCCCATATCAGAAGGCTTATCAAAGAGATGATCACAGAGGCCTTCTGTGTGGCAAAGGCCGCAGGAATGGATCTGGGCATGGATTCTCCGGACGAATATCTGGAGATATTATGGAACCAGAAGCTCCCCCCTACCAGGGATCACAGATCATCTATGCTCCAGGATATCATCCGCGGTAAGAGGACCGAGATAGACTATATCAATGGAAAAGTGGTGGAATTAGGGGCCAGGTATGGGATCGAGACGCCTTATAACAGTGCCGTTGTCATGATGGTCAAGGCAAAGGAGGTCCTGGGGCCTGCCTGA
- a CDS encoding TIGR04211 family SH3 domain-containing protein: MTIKLMQMNLRALSDYLILLHSMTAIAFISFFCIPSIVLAEFRYVKPSAEIPLRSGKGQEYRILAVIQDGNQIELLKEEGAWAMVRTSDNKEGWMPKRYLSTSPPLKDIVASLKTERDRLKKHVTDISEQLDKALKARNQYEQDFESLHSGQRSDQKEL; this comes from the coding sequence ATGACTATAAAGCTCATGCAAATGAATTTAAGGGCCCTATCGGATTACCTGATTCTGCTACATTCCATGACAGCAATCGCCTTTATATCTTTTTTCTGCATTCCGTCAATAGTCCTGGCTGAATTCCGGTACGTAAAACCCAGCGCAGAGATTCCTCTGAGAAGTGGCAAGGGTCAAGAATATAGAATTCTTGCCGTAATACAAGACGGTAATCAGATAGAGCTGCTGAAAGAGGAGGGGGCCTGGGCCATGGTACGTACATCAGATAATAAGGAAGGCTGGATGCCTAAAAGGTATCTGAGCACCTCTCCGCCCTTAAAGGACATAGTTGCTTCATTAAAGACCGAAAGAGATCGGCTCAAAAAACATGTAACCGATATTAGCGAACAATTGGATAAGGCCTTAAAGGCCAGAAATCAGTATGAGCAGGACTTTGAAAGCCTGCATTCTGGACAGAGATCAGATCAGAAAGAGCTATGA
- a CDS encoding adenylate kinase: protein MRLILLGGPGAGKGTQAGFITDKFGIPQISTGDMLRAAVKAGTPLGMEAKKYMDAGGLVPDDVIIGLVKERIKEPDCEKGFLFDGFPRTIPQAEAMKDAKVDIDYVIEIDVPDEEIIKRMSGRRCHLASGRTYHIVFNPPKVEGKDDVTGEPLIQRDDDKEETVRKRLEVYHAQTEPLVDFYKKWEESGDPDAPKHVKINGVGSVNDIRDQIFSALGG, encoded by the coding sequence ATGCGTTTGATTCTATTGGGAGGTCCTGGTGCCGGCAAGGGTACACAGGCTGGTTTTATCACGGATAAATTTGGCATTCCCCAGATATCCACTGGTGATATGTTAAGGGCTGCCGTGAAGGCAGGAACTCCTTTGGGCATGGAGGCCAAGAAGTACATGGATGCAGGCGGGCTTGTTCCTGATGATGTCATAATTGGTCTCGTAAAGGAAAGAATAAAGGAGCCGGATTGTGAAAAGGGTTTCCTGTTTGACGGTTTCCCCCGGACAATTCCCCAGGCAGAGGCCATGAAGGATGCCAAGGTCGATATTGATTATGTTATAGAGATAGATGTCCCGGATGAAGAAATTATCAAAAGGATGAGCGGTCGCCGTTGTCATCTGGCATCAGGAAGGACCTACCATATTGTTTTTAATCCCCCGAAGGTCGAGGGAAAGGACGATGTAACAGGAGAGCCTCTCATCCAGAGAGATGACGATAAGGAAGAGACGGTCCGCAAGCGCCTTGAGGTATATCACGCCCAGACCGAGCCACTGGTGGATTTCTATAAGAAGTGGGAGGAGTCCGGAGATCCCGATGCACCCAAGCATGTGAAGATAAATGGCGTCGGGTCTGTCAATGATATCAGGGACCAGATTTTCAGTGCCCTGGGAGGCTAA
- a CDS encoding alpha-glucan phosphorylase produces MPTIQSITIVPSLPERLMPLMTIARNLWWTWTPEAIHLFQDMDREVWERCGHNPVSLLGTIEQPRLERLEQDDIFLARMEKVQRELERYLRAQTWYKKISEDRDNGIIAYFSAEFGLHESLPLYSGGLGILAGDHMKSASDLGLPLVGIGLLYKHGYFQQYLNPDGWQLETYPSNDFYNMPVSLVRDKKGDPLTVQVELEGREVYIRVWSLTVGRVKIYMLDTDVPLNSRLDRQITSYLYGGSLETRLQQEIVLGMGGIRILMALDQCPSVCHMNEGHSAFMALERINQLMRKDGLPYDVALEAVRATSIFTTHTPVPAGIDRFPPEMIRRYFTGLADELAIGIDAFMGLGRINPGDQAEEFCMAVLAINMASQTNGVSKLHEEVTQKMWGGIWPQIPRHEVPITHITNGIHILGWLSSEMSLLYERYLGSRWIDEPTNHAIWKRIEQIPDFELWRSKERLRERLISFARARLRKQLQAKGAPSYQMKQADEVLDPEALTIGFARRFATYKRSTLLFRDMDRIRQILANEERPVQIIFSGKAHPQDKYGKELIHKIVQIANTPELRKHIVFIENYDIEVARYLVQGVDVWLNTPLRPMEASGTSGMKVPANGGINLSILDGWWCEGYKGNNGWAIGAGEEYEDREYQDEVESRLLYELLENTVVPLFYNRSAHDIPHGWVEMMKNSMQTVCPYFNTNRMVEEYASQFYLPNISKWHLFAKDNWKEARELSRWKRKTSEVWYKVKILDLQVPIDGSPKVGDRLPIKTVLDLGGLDPEEVRVEAYIGRLDDKGEIPEGHPLPLLPTNGQQGGGSVFEGTLLCLSSGRIGFTIRCYPFQKELSHKFELGLLTWWEAEK; encoded by the coding sequence ATGCCCACAATTCAGAGTATCACGATCGTTCCCAGCCTGCCCGAGCGCTTGATGCCGTTGATGACTATCGCGCGTAACCTCTGGTGGACCTGGACCCCTGAAGCTATCCATCTTTTCCAGGACATGGACAGGGAGGTATGGGAGAGGTGCGGGCACAATCCGGTTTCCTTGCTGGGCACCATAGAGCAACCCCGGCTTGAACGGCTTGAGCAGGATGATATCTTTCTTGCGAGAATGGAAAAGGTGCAAAGGGAACTGGAACGCTATCTGCGTGCCCAGACATGGTATAAAAAGATCAGTGAAGATCGGGATAACGGGATAATAGCTTACTTTTCCGCTGAGTTTGGCCTGCATGAAAGCCTCCCCTTGTATTCCGGCGGGCTTGGCATTCTTGCCGGTGATCATATGAAGTCGGCCAGTGATCTCGGGCTTCCCCTCGTAGGAATTGGTCTTCTTTATAAGCACGGGTATTTTCAGCAATATCTCAATCCTGACGGATGGCAACTTGAGACCTATCCCTCCAACGACTTCTACAATATGCCAGTAAGCCTGGTCAGAGACAAAAAAGGAGACCCTTTGACAGTCCAGGTGGAGCTTGAAGGCAGAGAGGTTTACATACGGGTCTGGTCCCTTACAGTAGGCCGGGTCAAAATCTACATGCTGGATACTGATGTCCCTTTAAACTCCCGCTTGGACAGACAAATCACTTCGTATCTTTATGGCGGCAGCCTTGAAACCAGGCTTCAGCAGGAGATAGTGCTGGGTATGGGGGGGATAAGGATACTAATGGCCCTTGACCAGTGCCCTTCGGTTTGTCACATGAATGAAGGTCATTCGGCCTTCATGGCGCTGGAACGTATCAACCAGTTAATGCGCAAGGATGGTTTGCCCTATGACGTGGCCCTGGAGGCCGTTCGCGCCACAAGTATATTTACCACTCATACTCCTGTCCCTGCCGGAATAGACCGCTTCCCGCCGGAAATGATCCGCCGGTACTTTACAGGATTGGCAGACGAACTGGCTATTGGTATTGATGCCTTCATGGGCCTCGGAAGGATCAATCCCGGTGATCAGGCTGAAGAATTCTGCATGGCGGTACTGGCTATTAATATGGCATCCCAGACCAATGGTGTGAGCAAACTCCACGAAGAGGTCACGCAAAAGATGTGGGGTGGCATATGGCCCCAGATTCCCAGGCATGAGGTCCCGATAACCCATATTACCAACGGGATACATATACTCGGCTGGCTGTCAAGTGAGATGTCCCTGCTCTATGAACGCTATTTAGGATCAAGATGGATAGATGAGCCCACAAATCATGCCATCTGGAAAAGAATCGAACAGATCCCTGATTTTGAGCTGTGGAGAAGTAAAGAGAGACTGAGAGAGAGACTCATATCTTTTGCCAGGGCAAGGCTCAGAAAGCAGCTTCAGGCAAAAGGTGCCCCAAGTTACCAGATGAAGCAGGCTGACGAGGTCCTGGACCCTGAGGCACTTACCATAGGCTTTGCCAGGCGCTTTGCAACATACAAGCGCTCTACCCTGCTGTTTCGGGATATGGACAGGATCAGACAGATACTGGCCAATGAAGAGCGTCCGGTGCAGATCATCTTCAGCGGAAAGGCCCATCCACAGGATAAATACGGCAAGGAACTCATCCACAAGATAGTGCAAATAGCCAACACCCCGGAACTTCGAAAGCACATAGTCTTTATTGAAAATTACGATATAGAAGTGGCCAGGTATCTGGTCCAGGGAGTAGACGTCTGGCTCAACACCCCTCTGCGCCCCATGGAGGCCAGCGGGACCAGCGGCATGAAGGTCCCGGCCAACGGCGGGATCAACCTGAGCATCCTTGATGGCTGGTGGTGTGAAGGCTACAAGGGCAATAACGGCTGGGCTATAGGTGCAGGAGAGGAATATGAAGATCGCGAATACCAGGATGAGGTGGAAAGCCGGCTTCTTTACGAACTGTTAGAAAATACCGTAGTACCACTGTTTTATAATAGATCCGCCCATGATATCCCCCATGGATGGGTTGAGATGATGAAAAATTCGATGCAGACCGTATGCCCTTACTTCAATACAAACCGCATGGTGGAAGAATATGCCAGCCAGTTTTATCTGCCAAACATCTCCAAATGGCACTTGTTCGCAAAGGATAATTGGAAAGAGGCCAGGGAGTTGTCCCGCTGGAAACGGAAGACATCAGAAGTATGGTACAAAGTCAAGATACTGGATCTGCAGGTCCCGATCGATGGATCACCAAAGGTGGGGGATCGTTTGCCAATCAAGACCGTACTGGATCTTGGAGGACTGGACCCTGAAGAAGTGCGGGTTGAGGCGTATATCGGTCGATTGGACGATAAGGGAGAGATCCCTGAAGGCCATCCACTGCCTTTGCTTCCCACAAATGGGCAGCAAGGAGGAGGTTCTGTCTTTGAAGGAACATTACTCTGCCTTTCAAGCGGGCGGATAGGTTTTACTATCAGATGCTATCCTTTTCAGAAAGAACTCAGCCACAAGTTTGAACTCGGACTTCTGACCTGGTGGGAAGCAGAAAAATAG